In one window of Solanum pennellii chromosome 2, SPENNV200 DNA:
- the LOC107011961 gene encoding ninja-family protein 1-like, translating into MDITGENSRNVKLNLGRSLIGSVASSLTEFETQQPPNLWKSAKEVGEKLRKFLYKMPSVFYDGPNGKKTKGYLLYSFSKREDLKIVCACHAIFFIPAEFFKHGGGGDVDVENPLNYLNIILDY; encoded by the exons aTGGACATAACTGGAGAAAATTCAAGGAATGTGAAGTTGAATTTAGGGCGTTCATTAATTG GAAGTGTTGCTTCTAGTTTGACTGAGTTTGAAACCCAGCAACCACCTAAtctat GGAAAAGTGCTAAAGAAGTTGGAGAGAAGCTGAGAAAATTCTTGTACAAGATGCCTTCTGTTTTCTATGACGGACCAAATGGAAAGAAGACGAAAGGATACTTGTTATACTCCTTTTCGAAGAGAGAAGATTTGAAGATAGTTTGTGCTTGTcatgctattttttttattccagCTGAATTTTTCAAACATGGTGGTGGAGGTGACGTTGATGTTGAGAACCCTTTAAACTATCTAAATATAATTCTTGACTACTGA
- the LOC107011960 gene encoding ninja-family protein AFP3-like → MEKIEENRENMRNVDLNLPCLLNGESSGSQRSVASSLTDLETQQPPNQWESAQEVREKLRYFLHSMPCVVYDSPNGKKTKGYSLYSSVRRVDLKIVCSCHANFLTPTEFVKHGGGGDIENPLNI, encoded by the exons atggagaaaattgaagaaaatagagaaaacaTGAGGAATGTGGATCTGAATTTACCGTGTTTATTGAACG GTGAATCAAGTGGATCACAAAGAAGTGTTGCTTCAAGTTTGACTGATCTTGAAACCCAACAACCACCTAATCAAT GGGAAAGTGCTCAAGAAGTCAGAGAGAAGCTGAGGTACTTCTTGCACAGCATGCCTTGTGTTGTTTATGACTCACCAAATGGAAAGAAGACTAAAGGATACTCATTATACTCGTCTGTGAGGAGAGTAGATCTGAAGATAGTTTGTAGTTGTCATGCTAATTTTCTAACACCCACTGAATTTGTGAAACATGGTGGTGGAGGTGACATTGAAAACCCTttaaatatatag
- the LOC107011956 gene encoding ninja-family protein AFP3-like, with the protein METQTEWGKMSDPFSVNRTASSPPMETGEEWMQKDDPFLTMRTPSLPPMETGMDWKERRDLETQTHGDAQQNRWDKLKNVINEGNGTSSLPSPGGSGSVGSVGSAGTNFETQQHLPNQGASCSSNAIPPVNGTLEQMQHLIVVAIEATNEQSPHLSGKEALKNFLLKMPGVSTQGDGPNGMKIEGFLYAYKRGGEVKIVCICHGHFLTPAQFVKHAGGGVLKTLQGL; encoded by the exons ATGGAGACTCAAACAGAATGGGGGAAAATGAGTGATCCATTTTCTGTTAATAGGACGGCTTCGTCGCCACCAATGGAGACTGGAGAGGAGTGGATGCAAAAAGATGATCCATTTTTAACTATGAGGACGCCTTCGTTGCCGCCAATGGAGACTGGGATGGACTGGAAGGAAAGAAGGGACCTCGAGACACAGACGCACGGGGACGCGCAGCAGAATAGATGGGATAAACTGAAGAATGTTATAAATGAAGGGAATGGAACCTCTTCTTTGCCGTCACCTGGTGGATCTGGATCTGTAGGAAGTGTTGGTTCAGCTGGAACTAATTTTGAAACTCAACAACACCTGCCTAATCAAG GTGCAAGTTGTAGTTCTAATGCGATACCTCCAGTTAATGGCACATTGGAGCAAATGCAGCATCTGATAGTAGTAGCTATTGAAGCTACTAATGAGCAATCACCCCACTTATCGGGGAAAGAGGCACTCAAAAACTTCTTGCTCAAAATGCCTGGTGTTTCCACCCAAGGTGATGGACCAAATGGAATGAAGATCGAAGGATTCTTGTACGCGTATAAGAGGGGAGGAGAAGTGAAGATTGTTTGTATTTGTCATGGTCATTTTCTGACGCCAGCTCAATTTGTCAAACATGCTGGTGGAGGTGTGTTGAAAACCCTTCAAGGCTTATAA